A part of Variovorax sp. HW608 genomic DNA contains:
- a CDS encoding thiamine pyrophosphate-binding protein, with protein sequence MQPTVTVGAVVAAFLEQCGVKAAFGVISIHNMPILDAFAQRGAIRFISARGEAGAGNMADAYARSTASLGVAVTSTGPAAGNIAGSMVEALTAGAPVLHITGQIETPYIDKGMSYIHEAPDQLTMLKAVSKAAFRVRSVENVLGTLKRAVQVALTAPTGPVSVEIPIDIQSALVTMPEDLSPLPIEAAVPSKAGLDALAANLAKAKRPLLWVGGGARHAGAAIKRLQKLGFGVVTTTQGRGTVPEDDPGSLGAYNIQKPVENFYQTCDAMLVVGSRLRGNETLKYELKLPRPLYRVDADGAVEGRCYTTDAFVCGDSALALEGLADRLEAAKYKADPKLLSDLRAAHDEAVASLRDGLGPYAELVRQLQTAAGRNFNWVRDVTVSNSTWGNRELRIFEPSAGVHATGGGIGQGMPMAIGAAIGAAVTGSGRKTFCLAGDGGFILNLGELACMVQERAPMVIVLMNDKSYGVIKNIQDVQYGGRRCYAELHTPDYDLLCKSIALPHARVTGLDQLPARLDEALSTDGPFLLEIDMLSIGSFKSTFAGPPTNKITQIPALGGGK encoded by the coding sequence ATGCAACCCACAGTCACCGTCGGCGCAGTCGTCGCGGCCTTCCTCGAACAGTGCGGCGTCAAGGCTGCGTTCGGCGTCATCTCCATCCACAACATGCCGATCCTGGATGCCTTCGCCCAGCGCGGCGCGATCCGCTTCATCTCGGCGCGCGGCGAAGCGGGTGCGGGCAACATGGCCGACGCCTATGCGCGTTCGACCGCCAGCCTCGGCGTGGCGGTCACGAGCACCGGCCCGGCCGCAGGGAACATCGCCGGCAGCATGGTCGAGGCGCTGACCGCAGGCGCTCCGGTGCTGCACATCACCGGCCAGATCGAGACGCCCTACATCGACAAGGGCATGTCGTACATCCACGAGGCACCGGACCAGCTCACCATGCTCAAGGCCGTCTCGAAGGCCGCCTTCCGCGTGCGCAGCGTCGAGAACGTGCTCGGCACGCTCAAGCGCGCGGTGCAGGTCGCGCTCACGGCGCCGACCGGCCCGGTCAGCGTCGAGATCCCGATCGACATCCAGTCCGCGCTCGTCACGATGCCGGAAGACCTCTCGCCGCTGCCGATCGAGGCGGCCGTGCCCTCCAAGGCCGGGCTCGACGCGCTGGCCGCGAACCTCGCGAAGGCCAAGCGCCCGCTGCTGTGGGTCGGCGGCGGCGCCCGCCACGCCGGCGCGGCCATCAAGCGCCTGCAGAAGCTCGGCTTCGGCGTCGTCACCACCACGCAAGGCCGCGGCACGGTGCCCGAGGACGATCCGGGCTCGCTCGGCGCCTACAACATCCAGAAGCCGGTCGAGAACTTCTACCAGACCTGCGACGCGATGCTCGTCGTCGGCTCGCGCCTGCGCGGCAACGAAACGCTGAAGTACGAGCTCAAGCTCCCGCGTCCGCTCTATCGCGTCGACGCCGACGGCGCCGTCGAAGGCCGCTGCTACACGACCGACGCCTTCGTCTGCGGTGACTCGGCCCTCGCGCTCGAAGGCCTGGCCGACCGCCTCGAAGCCGCCAAGTACAAGGCCGATCCGAAGCTGCTGAGCGACCTGCGCGCGGCCCACGACGAAGCGGTCGCGTCGCTGCGTGACGGCCTCGGACCCTACGCCGAACTCGTGCGCCAGCTCCAGACGGCCGCCGGCCGCAACTTCAACTGGGTGCGCGACGTGACCGTCTCCAACAGCACCTGGGGCAACCGCGAGCTGCGCATCTTCGAACCCAGCGCCGGCGTGCACGCCACCGGCGGCGGCATCGGCCAGGGCATGCCCATGGCGATCGGCGCCGCGATCGGTGCGGCAGTCACCGGCTCGGGCCGCAAGACCTTCTGCCTGGCCGGCGACGGCGGCTTCATCCTGAACCTCGGCGAGCTCGCCTGCATGGTGCAGGAGAGGGCCCCGATGGTGATCGTGCTCATGAACGACAAGAGCTACGGCGTCATCAAGAACATCCAGGACGTGCAGTACGGCGGCCGCCGCTGCTACGCCGAACTGCACACGCCCGACTACGACCTGCTGTGCAAGTCGATCGCGCTGCCGCATGCCCGCGTGACCGGCCTCGACCAATTGCCCGCACGCCTGGACGAAGCGCTGTCGACCGACGGCCCGTTCCTGCTCGAGATCGATATGCTCTCGATCGGCAGCTTCAAGAGCACCTTCGCGGGTCCGCCGACCAACAAGATCACGCAGATCCCCGCGCTCGGCGGCGGCAAGTGA
- a CDS encoding aspartate dehydrogenase, with translation MTVRIALIGCGAIGTAALELLREDAGLSVAAIVVPAEAFAATKDVAARLAPGAQVVSAVPADGIDLVVEAAGHAAIEAHVLPALQRGTPCVVASVGALSAQGFAEKLEAAAVAGKTQVQLIAGAIGAIDALAAARIGGLDSVRYTGRKPPHAWKGTPAEQGRDLGALTGATVIFEGSAREAATLYPKNANVAATVSLAGLGLDRTSVRLIADPTVAENVHTVEAEGAFGNFELTMRNKPLAANPKTSALTVYSAVRALRNRVAPLTI, from the coding sequence ATGACCGTTCGCATCGCTCTGATCGGCTGCGGCGCCATCGGCACCGCGGCGCTCGAACTGCTGCGCGAAGACGCTGGCCTGTCGGTGGCCGCCATCGTCGTGCCCGCCGAGGCCTTCGCGGCCACGAAGGACGTGGCCGCGCGGCTCGCGCCCGGCGCGCAGGTGGTGTCGGCGGTACCGGCCGATGGCATCGATCTCGTGGTCGAAGCCGCAGGCCATGCCGCGATCGAGGCGCATGTGCTGCCCGCGCTGCAGCGCGGCACGCCTTGCGTCGTGGCCTCCGTCGGCGCGCTTTCGGCGCAGGGCTTCGCCGAGAAGCTCGAAGCCGCGGCGGTCGCCGGCAAGACGCAGGTGCAATTGATTGCCGGCGCGATCGGCGCCATCGATGCGCTGGCCGCGGCCCGCATCGGCGGGCTCGACAGCGTGCGCTACACCGGCCGCAAGCCGCCGCACGCCTGGAAGGGCACGCCGGCCGAGCAGGGCCGCGATCTCGGCGCGCTGACCGGCGCCACCGTGATCTTCGAGGGCAGCGCGCGCGAAGCCGCGACGCTCTATCCGAAGAACGCCAACGTCGCGGCGACCGTGTCCCTCGCCGGCCTCGGCCTCGATCGCACCAGCGTGCGCCTGATCGCCGACCCGACGGTCGCCGAGAACGTCCACACCGTCGAAGCCGAGGGCGCGTTCGGCAACTTCGAGTTGACCATGCGCAACAAGCCGCTGGCAGCCAACCCGAAGACCTCGGCGCTGACCGTCTACAGCGCTGTGCGCGCGCTGCGCAACAGAGTCGCGCCCCTCACGATCTGA
- a CDS encoding aldehyde dehydrogenase translates to MISSELLPINVAGEWRLGGGDVYESLYPATGEPIARLRAASLADVEEAITRADHAFRTSGWAQKLPHERAAVLHRVAHLIRAEAETLAQKQRLDNGKPINETRALVASAAGTFQFFAAALETLEETITPSRGPFVTMSVHEPMGVVAAITPWNSPIASEAQKLAPALAAGCAVVVKPAEVTPVMALELARICEEAGVPKGIVSVLPGKGSVIGDAITKHPLVKRVSFTGGTTTGKHIAHIAADKMMPVSLELGGKSPTMVLEDADLDHAVKGVLYGIFSSSGESCIAGSRLFVARDIYDEFLTHLVEGANALRVGDPASERTQMGPLITARHRESIERYVELGVSEGGHIRTGGVRPHGNGLDKGYFYTPTILEGLTNNARIAQEEIFGPVLVAMPFDREEELIAQANDSVYALAAGVWSRDFKRAWKLGRAVQAGTVWVNTYKQFSVSTPFGGWRDSGLGREKGREGIFQYMEQKSMYWGTNEQPLPWAN, encoded by the coding sequence ATGATTTCCTCCGAACTTCTCCCCATCAACGTTGCCGGCGAATGGCGCCTGGGCGGCGGCGATGTCTACGAGAGCCTCTATCCGGCGACCGGCGAGCCGATCGCGCGCCTGAGGGCCGCGAGCCTGGCCGATGTCGAAGAAGCCATCACCCGTGCCGACCATGCCTTCCGCACAAGCGGCTGGGCGCAGAAGCTGCCGCACGAGCGCGCTGCCGTGCTGCACCGCGTGGCGCACCTGATCCGCGCCGAGGCCGAGACCCTGGCGCAGAAGCAGCGCCTGGACAACGGCAAGCCGATCAACGAGACGCGCGCCCTGGTCGCCAGCGCCGCCGGCACCTTCCAGTTCTTCGCTGCCGCGCTCGAGACGCTCGAAGAAACCATCACGCCTTCGCGCGGCCCCTTCGTCACGATGAGCGTGCACGAGCCGATGGGCGTCGTCGCCGCGATCACGCCGTGGAACTCGCCGATCGCGAGCGAGGCGCAGAAGCTGGCGCCGGCCCTCGCCGCGGGTTGCGCGGTGGTCGTCAAGCCCGCCGAAGTCACGCCCGTCATGGCGCTCGAACTGGCCCGCATCTGCGAAGAAGCCGGCGTGCCCAAGGGCATCGTGAGCGTGCTGCCGGGCAAGGGCTCGGTCATCGGCGACGCGATCACCAAGCACCCGCTGGTCAAGCGCGTGTCCTTCACCGGCGGCACCACCACCGGCAAGCACATCGCGCACATCGCGGCCGACAAGATGATGCCGGTGTCGCTCGAACTCGGCGGCAAGTCGCCGACCATGGTGCTCGAGGACGCGGACCTCGACCACGCGGTCAAGGGCGTGCTCTACGGCATCTTCAGCAGCTCGGGCGAATCGTGCATCGCCGGCTCCCGGCTGTTCGTGGCGCGCGACATCTACGACGAGTTCCTTACGCACCTGGTCGAAGGCGCCAATGCGCTGCGAGTGGGCGACCCGGCTTCCGAGCGCACGCAGATGGGACCGCTGATCACCGCGCGTCACCGCGAGAGCATCGAGCGCTACGTGGAACTCGGTGTCTCCGAGGGCGGGCACATCCGCACCGGCGGCGTGCGCCCGCACGGCAATGGGCTCGACAAGGGCTACTTCTACACGCCGACCATCCTCGAAGGCCTGACCAACAACGCACGCATTGCCCAGGAGGAAATCTTCGGCCCGGTGCTCGTCGCGATGCCCTTCGACCGCGAGGAAGAATTGATCGCGCAGGCCAACGACAGCGTCTACGCGCTGGCCGCCGGCGTCTGGAGCCGCGACTTCAAGCGCGCCTGGAAGCTCGGCCGCGCGGTGCAGGCGGGCACCGTCTGGGTCAACACCTACAAGCAGTTCTCGGTCTCGACGCCGTTCGGCGGCTGGCGCGACAGCGGCCTGGGCCGCGAGAAGGGCCGCGAAGGCATCTTCCAGTACATGGAGCAGAAGAGCATGTACTGGGGCACCAACGAGCAGCCCCTGCCGTGGGCGAACTGA
- a CDS encoding VOC family protein, whose translation MSVLGIDQITYGADDLTVCRTFFQDWGLALKSEAADELVFECLNGCRVVVAALGKPGLPVAMEEGPTLLEVVWGVENDADLDRYAAAIAKDPGFIDAKVEGARRIGCIDPNGLAVRLQVSRKRAVEVECGAMNTWNAKQRIDQPAPIYERATPIEVGHVVFFVSDVKGTSAFYAERFGFVGSDSYPNRGAFMRCAPDGGHHDLFLLQLPSGKRGLNHVAFTVRDIHEVFGGGLHFSRKGWETQLGPGRHPISSAYFWYFKNPAGGLIEYYADEDQLTGDWQPREFEPGPTVFAEWAVEGGLDGNTRRQKNVQGPEGKFLTEKK comes from the coding sequence ATGAGCGTCTTGGGCATTGACCAGATCACCTACGGGGCAGATGACCTCACCGTCTGTCGCACCTTCTTCCAGGATTGGGGCCTCGCCCTGAAGTCCGAGGCCGCCGACGAGCTCGTCTTCGAGTGCCTGAACGGCTGCCGCGTGGTGGTCGCCGCGCTCGGCAAGCCGGGCCTGCCGGTCGCGATGGAGGAGGGCCCGACCCTGCTCGAAGTGGTATGGGGCGTCGAGAACGACGCCGACCTCGACCGCTATGCCGCCGCGATCGCCAAGGACCCGGGCTTCATCGACGCCAAGGTCGAGGGCGCACGCCGCATCGGCTGCATCGACCCGAACGGCCTCGCGGTGCGCCTGCAGGTCTCGCGCAAGCGTGCGGTCGAGGTCGAGTGCGGCGCGATGAACACCTGGAACGCCAAGCAGCGCATCGACCAGCCGGCGCCGATCTACGAACGCGCGACGCCGATCGAAGTGGGCCACGTGGTCTTCTTCGTCAGCGATGTGAAGGGCACCAGCGCCTTCTATGCCGAGCGCTTCGGCTTCGTCGGCTCCGACAGCTACCCGAACCGCGGCGCCTTCATGCGCTGCGCGCCGGACGGCGGCCACCACGACCTGTTCCTGCTGCAGCTTCCCTCGGGCAAGCGCGGCCTCAACCACGTGGCCTTCACCGTGCGCGACATCCACGAGGTGTTCGGCGGCGGCCTGCATTTCTCGCGCAAGGGCTGGGAGACGCAGCTCGGCCCCGGCCGCCACCCGATTTCGTCGGCCTACTTCTGGTACTTCAAGAACCCGGCCGGCGGCCTGATCGAGTACTACGCGGACGAAGACCAGCTCACCGGCGACTGGCAGCCGCGCGAATTCGAGCCCGGCCCGACCGTGTTCGCGGAGTGGGCGGTCGAAGGCGGCCTCGACGGCAATACCCGCCGCCAGAAGAACGTGCAAGGGCCCGAAGGCAAGTTCTTGACCGAGAAGAAATGA
- a CDS encoding tripartite tricarboxylate transporter substrate binding protein gives MNRRTSMFRLLGTTLLALGALTSAYAQTEAQKQLGSDRFTIVSPFPPGGPVDTLARILSDGLAKRYGQVAVVDNAAGAAGNIGMDRVKRAKGDGHTLLVVPAGNLTINPTLMPNFPFNIEKDFVPVTMLAKAPNVLVAAPGAGIKSAKDLVAQAKAKPGSLSYASPGVGSGLHLAGELFKQQAGVDLIHVPYKGTAPALNDVLGGVVPLMFSNLPGTLQFIKSGKLVALGITDTRRTPVAPEIPTLAEQGIQGVNVTSWYGLLAPAGTPPAVVEQLAKDAAEMLAQPEVRERLQAQGMTASTMKPAEFAAAMRDETKVWAQIIKARNIVAE, from the coding sequence ATGAATCGCCGTACTTCCATGTTTCGCCTGCTCGGCACCACGCTGCTGGCCCTGGGGGCCCTGACGTCGGCGTATGCGCAGACCGAAGCACAGAAGCAGCTCGGCAGCGATCGCTTCACGATCGTCTCGCCGTTCCCGCCGGGCGGGCCCGTCGACACGCTGGCGCGCATCCTGTCCGACGGCCTCGCCAAGCGCTACGGCCAGGTGGCCGTGGTCGACAACGCCGCGGGCGCGGCGGGCAACATCGGCATGGACCGGGTCAAGCGCGCCAAGGGCGACGGCCACACGCTGCTGGTGGTGCCGGCCGGCAACCTGACGATCAACCCGACCTTGATGCCGAACTTCCCGTTCAACATCGAGAAGGACTTCGTGCCGGTCACGATGCTGGCGAAGGCGCCCAACGTGCTCGTGGCCGCGCCGGGTGCGGGCATCAAGAGCGCGAAGGACCTCGTCGCACAGGCCAAGGCCAAGCCGGGCAGCCTGTCGTATGCGTCGCCGGGCGTCGGCAGCGGCCTGCATCTGGCCGGCGAGCTCTTCAAGCAGCAGGCCGGCGTCGACCTGATACACGTGCCGTACAAGGGCACGGCGCCGGCGCTCAACGACGTGCTGGGCGGCGTGGTGCCGCTGATGTTCAGCAACCTGCCGGGCACGCTGCAGTTCATCAAGAGCGGCAAGCTGGTCGCACTGGGCATCACCGATACCAGGCGCACGCCGGTGGCGCCCGAGATCCCGACCTTGGCGGAGCAGGGCATCCAGGGCGTGAACGTGACCTCGTGGTATGGCCTGCTGGCGCCCGCCGGCACGCCGCCGGCCGTGGTCGAGCAGCTCGCGAAGGACGCGGCCGAGATGCTGGCGCAGCCCGAGGTGCGCGAGCGCCTGCAGGCGCAGGGCATGACCGCCTCGACCATGAAGCCGGCCGAGTTCGCCGCCGCGATGCGCGACGAGACCAAGGTCTGGGCCCAGATCATCAAGGCGCGCAACATCGTCGCCGAATAG
- a CDS encoding recombinase-like helix-turn-helix domain-containing protein yields the protein MERTMTDRILEPHQARTRTPTTYEDLLGDAIERAYAAGVHDLTGLVEALNRDGITSPSGQLWTEAIYREEIAALGN from the coding sequence ATGGAGCGAACCATGACCGACCGCATTCTCGAACCGCATCAGGCGCGCACGCGCACCCCCACCACCTACGAGGACCTGCTCGGCGACGCGATCGAGCGCGCCTATGCCGCAGGTGTCCATGACCTGACGGGTCTGGTGGAGGCGCTCAATCGCGATGGCATCACGAGCCCGAGCGGCCAGCTCTGGACCGAGGCCATCTACCGCGAAGAGATCGCCGCGCTCGGCAACTGA